A genome region from Leptodactylus fuscus isolate aLepFus1 chromosome 6, aLepFus1.hap2, whole genome shotgun sequence includes the following:
- the CCDC27 gene encoding coiled-coil domain-containing protein 27, whose amino-acid sequence MVSSSKEDMKENPAMKMGSYHELQWTGTRRPHTAVWRIPKSDGRRDNYSKSAQEHSHTNEIQSPTFSASSNESFSSSRVIDLHTSNGTSHGSCKLSNSAFFPDRKLPHIHNSSELSKSNTSIDGSPVNLHYCGNPTIQTYLTSVEIKTPWYISVLNEKERCLLRLGEEINRLSRYEAECKRKDQIISNLRNEVLQIQNDLHQSSYSLTRREEVNQSDHLSSHTENELPVFEEYPVAVTEKKSGSSHRDLTTSLERSESAVSLAESLSEKQGKSQIIPMETEILTDDTTSENRKGSPITGKEDEEASHVFIEQPDDKGQLIQKLKEDIETIRKDYKMSKGVISSLQKAVSSQESKLRKSVSEKEALQQELKEREIQIQAMSKKFSSLREERKHEELMMSLEKENCSFREMMCELKSEVMKRSGMIAELKNEVHRLQKEISKYQTEARKQEEERSQIQSKAEDLASSEQHLKVALETLQTRFERVRGKIIQAAYTAPGFKGPQVEISDHDILETMQKIITDRSDFHQQLKQKGVKVPPLYISDTSSVVKHTSSPSRKKAS is encoded by the exons ATGGTATCAAGTTCAAAAGAAGACATGAAAGAAAATCCTGCGATGAAGATGGGAAGTTATCATGAGCTGCAGTGGACGGGAACTCGCAGACCTCATACAGCCGTATGGAGGATCCCGAAATCCGATGGACGCAGGGACAATTACAGCAAGTCAGCCCAGGAGCACAGTCATACCAACGAAATCCAA TCTCCTACATTTTCGGCATCCTCCAATGAAAGCTTTAGTTCCTCTCGAGTTATTGACTTGCACACATCTAATGGAACATCACATGGATCCTGTAAACTTAGCAACTCTGCTTTCTTCCCAG ACAGAAAACTTCCTCACATCCATAACTCTTCTGAGCTGTCCAAGAGTAACACGTCCATAGACGGCTCCCCAGTAAATCTACATTACTGCGGGAATCCAACCATTCAAACCTACCTGACGTCTGTAGAGATTAAGACTCCATGGTACATAAGTGTTCTCAATGAGAAG GAGCGTTGTCTTCTGAGACTGGGAGAAGAGATAAACCGGCTTTCCAGATATGAAGCAGAATGCAAGAGGAAAGATCAGATCATCTCCAATCTGAGGAATGAAGTATTACAGATCCAAAATGATCTCCATCAATCTTCTTACTCACTGACCAGGAGAGAAGAGGTGA ACCAGTCGGATCACCTAAGCTCACACACAGAAAATGAACTTCCCGTCTTCGAAGAATACCCCGTAGCTGTAACAGAGAAAAAATCAGGATCAAGTCATAGGGATCTGACAACAAGTTTGGAAAGGAGCGAATCTGCTGTATCTCTGGCAGAGAGTTTGTCTGAGAAACAGGGAAAAAGCcaaattataccaatggaaacaGAG ATTTTAACTGATGACACCACATCAGAAAATAGAAAAGGATCCCCTATAACTggaaaagaagatgaagaagcATCTCATGTATTCATAGAGCAACCTGATGACAAAGGTCAACTCATTCAAAAACTAAAGGAGGACATAGAGACCATAAGGAAGGACTATAAGATGTCAAAAG GAGTCATTTCTTCCCTGCAGAAAGCAGTTTCATCTCAAGAGTCCAAACTTAGAAAATCTGTCTCTGAGAAAGAAGCTTTACAGCAGGAACTGAAGGAGAGAGAGATTCAGATACAGGCCATGTCCAAAAAG TTTTCAAGTTTGCGAGAAGAAAGAAAACATGAAGAATTGATGATGTCCTTAGAGAAGGAAAACTGCAGTTTTAGAGAG ATGATGTGCGAACTGAAATCTGAGGTGATGAAGAGGAGCGGGATGATTGCAGAATTAAAGAATGAAGTTCACAGACTGCAAAAGGAGATAAGCAAATATCAGACAGAGGCGaggaagcaggaggaggagaggagtcagATCCAGAGCAAGGCTGAAGACTTGGCATCTTCTGAGCAACACCTTAAAGTGGCTTTGGAGACATTACAGACCAGG TTTGAAAGAGTGCGCGGTAAGATAATACAGGCGGCATACACAGCCCCGGGATTTAAGGGTCCCCAGGTGGAAATCTCAGATCATGACATCCTGGAAACCATGCAG AAAATAATTACAGATCGGTCGGATTTTCACCAACAACTAAAACAGAAAGGAGTGAAGGTCCCTCCACTTTATATATCAGACACCTCTTCTGTTGTCAAGCATACATCATCTCCTTCAAGGAAGAAAGCCTCATAA